CAGCCGCTTTCTACAAAGATGCCGCTGTTTTTGAAGCACTGAAAGAAAAGGCATTTGCAAAAAGCTGGTTGTGGATCGGTGATGAAAGCCTCGTCCCGTTACAAAATACTGTGCACCCTTTTGTACTGCTGGACAACTTTATTGGTGAACCGATGGTATTGGCCAGAGATGGGGCTGATAACATCACCTGTTGCTCCAATGTGTGCACGCACAGAGGCAACATTGTAATACAAAATCCCGGCCGCACCAAAGGACTGCTTTGCAACTATCACGGCCGGCGATTTTCACTGGATGGCCGCTTCAAATCGATGCCTGAATTCAAGGAAGCAAAAAACTTCCCCCGGCCCTGCGATGATTTACACGCCTTTCCCGTTGGGCAATGGGGCCCTTTCTTGTTCACCGCACTCGATCCAGGTTTTGCGTTTTCAGAACTGGTGGATTTGATGAACGAACGTATTGGCTTTCTGCCGCTACATGCGTTTGAACGCAACACGCAGCTGAGCAAGGATTACCTCGTCAACTGCCACTGGGCCTTGTATTGTGACAACTACCTCGAAGGCTTTCACATCCCTTTTGTCCACGAAGATCTGAACAAAGCATTGGACTATGGCTCGTATGCTACGGAGACCTACGATCATGCCGTGTTGCAAATTGGATATTCGAGTGGCGGAGACGAGGTATTCGACTTACCAGAAGGGCATGTCGATTACGGTAAAAACGTGGCGGCGTACTATTACTGGGTTTTTCCAAATATGATGTTCAACTTCTACCCCTGGGGGTTATCTGTGAACATCGTGCATCCGTTGAGCATGAACAAAACGCGGGTGTCCTTTATCTCTTATGTGTATGATGAACAAAAACTAGACGCCGGCGCCGGTGCACTGCTGGATAAAGTGGAAAGGGAAGATGAGTTTGTGGTAGAAGGCGTGCACAAAGGCTTGCAGTCGAGGTTTTATACCACGGGCAGGTTCTCTCCAACCAGAGAACAAGGCGTGCATCATTTCCACCAACTACTAGCAACTTGTTTGAGCTAGTAATCCATCGTTTATAAAACGTACTGCTGTTGCCGCTTCAATTAGCATAACCAATGGCTGAAGCTAATTCTTAGCAATGCTAGTTATCGCTATAGTTCCTTGTTTTTGTCTAAACAATGCGTAGCCCAACATAACACCTATAATGGGATCGCCTACTGTCGTTACCAGAACGATGAGTATCGAATCAGCCGGTAAGCCAGCCAGCACGAGAATAGATGGCATCATAGATATGCTTACAAAGAAAAGATATACCCCAGTAACCAATACTGTTAATCTCCAAGCCCAGGCTTCCCTAAAGAATAAGGAGATGACTAGGATTAAAAATGAGGTGCGAAATAGGCTTTCATTATCATATATAAAACTTGATACCCGATACGGAGCACTTATGTAATCTACTATCAAAAGCGTAGCCAAGATGATAACAAAAAGCTTAACAGTAGAATTCTTAATGAACGTAAAGGCGGTGAAAATGGTCAAAACAGGGAGCCACCATGCAACTATGGCAAAAACGCTTAAGCCATTAAATACATTCGTTGAATACAGAAGCGAAGGTGCATAGCCAGTTTTGAACTGATACACCTGAGCAATGACAAACGCAAAAAGCCCTACGATCAAATAAAGTGCTCGTAAAAAACTAAAAGCAAGCCAACTAGCAGATTTAGCATTAATGTATTCCTTACGCAATGCCTTGCTCTGACCCAGAGCTAAAGATGCCACTTGAAACGCTTCAGATTCATTCATCCCCTCTTGTATGTTTCGTTGAAATGTTTCCCTTAGATGCGACTCTAGCTCATCGATATCTTCGTTAGTAAAAGCTATATCCTCCTGAAAGCTTTTTCGCCAACGTTGAATCTCGTCCTCTAATCTAAACATAGCTTAGGCCCCCACAATTGTCCTAATACCGCGTTCGCCACGTGCCACTGCTCTTTTTCAGCAGCAAGCTCACGCAATCCT
This sequence is a window from Bacteroidota bacterium. Protein-coding genes within it:
- a CDS encoding aromatic ring-hydroxylating dioxygenase subunit alpha; translated protein: MQYIVDPDITRAETLPAAFYKDAAVFEALKEKAFAKSWLWIGDESLVPLQNTVHPFVLLDNFIGEPMVLARDGADNITCCSNVCTHRGNIVIQNPGRTKGLLCNYHGRRFSLDGRFKSMPEFKEAKNFPRPCDDLHAFPVGQWGPFLFTALDPGFAFSELVDLMNERIGFLPLHAFERNTQLSKDYLVNCHWALYCDNYLEGFHIPFVHEDLNKALDYGSYATETYDHAVLQIGYSSGGDEVFDLPEGHVDYGKNVAAYYYWVFPNMMFNFYPWGLSVNIVHPLSMNKTRVSFISYVYDEQKLDAGAGALLDKVEREDEFVVEGVHKGLQSRFYTTGRFSPTREQGVHHFHQLLATCLS
- a CDS encoding permease prefix domain 1-containing protein; the protein is MFRLEDEIQRWRKSFQEDIAFTNEDIDELESHLRETFQRNIQEGMNESEAFQVASLALGQSKALRKEYINAKSASWLAFSFLRALYLIVGLFAFVIAQVYQFKTGYAPSLLYSTNVFNGLSVFAIVAWWLPVLTIFTAFTFIKNSTVKLFVIILATLLIVDYISAPYRVSSFIYDNESLFRTSFLILVISLFFREAWAWRLTVLVTGVYLFFVSISMMPSILVLAGLPADSILIVLVTTVGDPIIGVMLGYALFRQKQGTIAITSIAKN